In the Microcoleus sp. AS-A8 genome, TCATTTTACTCCTACGCCGTCAAGCCTACTGGCTGTGGGGAGTCAGCTTTTTGGGATTTGTGGCCTTCTTAATGTTTGTCATCCTACCCGCCTTAGGCATCGTAGATCTTGAACGCCAACTTCCTTTGCGCCAAATGGCTGAGGCGGCGGTGGAGGTGGAAGCACCCGGTGAAAAGTTGATGATGATTACAGAGGGATTTGAAAAGCCCAGTCTGGTTTTTTACACACAACGACAGGTGACTTTTGTGCATGACTCTTCTCAAGCCATCTCTGAGATCAAGAAGGTACAACAAAAATGGAATACTAACTCTGTACTATTAATCACCACCCGCAAATCTCTAAAGAATACCCGCTTAAAACCGAACCAGTACCAAGAGATTCGTCAAGCTGGAATTTATCAGTTAGTCCGTGTACCAAGGACCGAGGTTCTCTGATGCAGAAAGTTCAGAAATGGTTGGCTCAAAAAGCTAATCAATCCGTACTGTTTTGGATACTTGGGGGACTGCTATTTCGGAGTTTTGTTGCCTTTTGGCTTTACCCCGGCTTTGATGAAGCCTACTATTATCTTTACAGCATCCACCTGGACTGGAGTTATTTCGATCATCCAGTTTTAGTCGCACTTCTTACAGGTTTAGGCCCTTGGTTGACTGGAGAGGTATCGCAATTTACGATTCGTCTGGGAACGCTAATTTTATATACCGGTAGCTTGATACTTCTGTATTTAACTAGCGCTAAACTTTTCTCGGAAAAAGCCGCCAGAATTACATTAGCCATCGCCTCCATTATTCCTATCTTTCAAATTGCCTTTGGCATCTTCACTCTACCCGATGTCCCCCTGATGTTTTTCTGGACAGCCAGTTTATACTGTGCCGCCCATGAATTTTTCCCCCAACCGCAGCCCCCTCAAAATTACAGCGGATTAGAAGCTGAAGAATCTTCACCCTCAATTCCCTACCAACCAAGCTATCGCTTAGCCCTTCTCGGTATCCTTGTCGGTTTAGCCTGTCTTGGCAAATATCACGGTTTTATTTTAGGCTTTGGGCTTTTTGCTTTTTGTTTAACCAGTTCACGGTATCGTGCTGCATTTCTCTCCGTTTGGGCATGGCAGGGGGTCGCCTTATTTATCCTCACCATTTTTCCCATTTGGTTCTGGAATATACAGCATGAGTGGGTATCTTTTGGTTTTCAATTAAATCGGGGAGTGCCACAGCGTGATCTCAATTTCGTCAAGGTAGGACTTGTCTTTTTAGAGGGTATTGCTTACTTGTTCCCTACCTTCGCGTTGCCGTTGTGGTGGATAAGTTGGCGGTCAGTACAAGAGCAAATTAGACCACTTTTTACGAAGAAATCCTCAACAGTATCCGCAGACTTTCGACACAAGCAACTGTTAATTTTATGGGTGTCCTTGCCCCTAACGGTAGGATTTACCTTGATGGGAGCTTACCAGCAAATTTTACCCGCTTGGCCCATGCCCGGATTTTGGGGACTCACGCTCCTTTTAGGAGAACGTGCTGTTCACTGGCAGCAGCAATCTCGACGTGGGGTACACCGCTGGCTGAAGAATTCAGGAATTGTAGTGGGTACAGCTTTACTACTAGCTCTGTTGCATGTGACAACGGGAACACTGCAACAAGGAAGTCAATACGCCATACTGGGAGGGTTCTGGCCTGCTAAAGATGACCCCTCTACACAACTGCTGGATATTCAGCAACTGCGGCGGGGTTTTGCCGAATCCCCTGTCCTGAGTCAGGCGCTACGGGAGTCTAGTTTTATATTCAGCAATGGCTATTACCTCGCTGCACCCATTGGGATGGCTCTAGTGCCTTTGCAACATACCCCAATTACGGCCTTTAGTTCGGATATGCGGGGTTTTGCGTTTTGGTCAAAACCTGATCAATGGGTGGGCAAAGACGCGCTGTATGTCACGATTTCCCGCTTTGAACAAGAGAAAGAGTTAATGGAACGTTATCAAACTTACTTTAGTAGCCTACAGCAGATTGGAACGGTACCCATTCGACGAGGTGGTGAAGTGACAGAAGTCGTTTACGTTTATCAGGCTAAAAACCTGCTCAAACCTTATCCTCGACCTTATGGTATTTGATATTTTGCCCTCTCTAAATGCCAGAGTATAATCGCCGGATTGAAAACTTAGGATTAATCGGTCGTCACTTCTAAAAAACTATCCCGTGAAGGTTAACCACTGACTGCAATGAAATCAGGTTCAAGCCAAATTTTTTATTCACTAATCCCTGGCATATCCGTCATGGATCGGTATATTGCCACTGAACTAAT is a window encoding:
- a CDS encoding glycosyltransferase family 39 protein, with the protein product MQKVQKWLAQKANQSVLFWILGGLLFRSFVAFWLYPGFDEAYYYLYSIHLDWSYFDHPVLVALLTGLGPWLTGEVSQFTIRLGTLILYTGSLILLYLTSAKLFSEKAARITLAIASIIPIFQIAFGIFTLPDVPLMFFWTASLYCAAHEFFPQPQPPQNYSGLEAEESSPSIPYQPSYRLALLGILVGLACLGKYHGFILGFGLFAFCLTSSRYRAAFLSVWAWQGVALFILTIFPIWFWNIQHEWVSFGFQLNRGVPQRDLNFVKVGLVFLEGIAYLFPTFALPLWWISWRSVQEQIRPLFTKKSSTVSADFRHKQLLILWVSLPLTVGFTLMGAYQQILPAWPMPGFWGLTLLLGERAVHWQQQSRRGVHRWLKNSGIVVGTALLLALLHVTTGTLQQGSQYAILGGFWPAKDDPSTQLLDIQQLRRGFAESPVLSQALRESSFIFSNGYYLAAPIGMALVPLQHTPITAFSSDMRGFAFWSKPDQWVGKDALYVTISRFEQEKELMERYQTYFSSLQQIGTVPIRRGGEVTEVVYVYQAKNLLKPYPRPYGI